From the genome of Apostichopus japonicus isolate 1M-3 chromosome 17, ASM3797524v1, whole genome shotgun sequence:
ACCACATAATAAACACAGCATTAACAGTGGCTTTTTAAAGGAGCGAGATTGCGATAATTAAATCCAGTCTGAATACATTTGGATATGACCAGAAAATGGAAGCAATGTAGGGAAATAGTACATCATTTCTTTAGACATTGCCCTGTCTATTTCCTATGCTGGCAATAGCACTATGTTTTAGTGAAACCTTAACTATTTAACAGGAAAAATACCTCACTTTTACACTTGGAAAATCAATTACTTTTTCTTACCAACACACTGTTGCTTGATGAAGATGATTTGATATTCTGTGAAGTGGGAGGAGGAATGCATCTCACTAGGGTTGAAGTTGTAGGCTGTGAGACAGACTTTTCTAAACACACATCATCATCCAAGGTGTCGAAGCTGTCATCTATACTGCTGACAGTGCTGCATGAATCCTAAGTATGAAAGGTTAACTATATTGCATcactagtatatatgtacagtatatattgcatCAAACTTACTGTGTTCATTCTCACGGTTGTTACTAcgtataaaaaataaatgtgttGAAAATCTCTCACAGAAATACCCTAttaacaatatactgtagagtATGTGATGTATTTGCcttctatttctttcttttagtaaaaaggACCTGCATGTCAACATCATTGTCTGAAGGAGATGATTTAGGGAACTATATTCAATTACAGCATACAGAATACATGTGAAAAGCTTAAATGAAGAGATACTATTTTGGGCATGGGTTCTTTTCTTTCACAACAATACCagtatcctttttttttgggaaaagatatattttgtgtcTCCTGTCTTCCAAAATGATTTGTTTGCTTTAGTTTTTACTAAATTCCACAAAATGTTTGATGTTATCTATAGACAAGGAACAGCTGATGACATGGCATCCTTGAATTCATTGTTATGGTGAGCATACTGTAACTATAAAGACATCATGAAGTTACCCAGTACTTAATACTATGTTATGCTCTAAGATATTTATACTAGTGTATGTACCTAGTTTGATGAGTCAGAGAGTAGCGAGGGCACAGATAAATGGGTGAGTTCTCCTCATAAGATCTCAATCCAGACAATGGCAGATGATCCGTCAGTGAATCAAGTGTCACAATACTAAAAACTGGCTGGTCTTGCATAGCAACTTCATATGCATGGTAATGAGTATTAAAGCCAATGTTCTGACACTGAGACACAACGAAGTAAACATCATCCGGTGTTTGTCCACACACCAATATGCTgcttattttaccaaatttgagTTGGGAAGCATCGTCTACAGCCAGTATTAAATACAGATTTGCTTTGTATTCTGTTCCATAGAGTGACACTTGACTTGCCACAAAGACATCACTGTTCTCATTACACTGAAGTTTATCAGCAATGGCATCATTACCATCTAGAGATTCAATAGCAGTCATACTACCTCCTTGGCATTCAAAATCTAGCATATGTTCATTTCCTGACCAAACGATACACTGCCAAATTTGATGTTTACATGCAGCTGACTTGCATATATTCTTAAAATTGCAGTTTATGGCAGCTAGTTTTTTGCTGAATGCATGTTTCATCTCATACTTGAGACACTGCATTGACGTCAAGGGTCCACACATTCTGATACAATTTGGATAGTGAACCATATGATGGTGCTTGTTAATCATCCTATTTTGAGGGAAAATTGATGCAAAATGGTTGTGATGGTCATAAATCAGATGTTTCAAATACACAGTGTGAGATACTGTGACCAATGGAGCGTAAATGATATCCATACACTGCAATAGTAACAAAATTAACTTGTAGTACACATTGTCATGAGGAACACGATCACCGATAAGAAGAGGTAACATTCGAATGAAGCACCACATTTGAGAAGCTTTTTGCCCGAGTTTATGGTCAGTAATATTTCTTAACCGATCGGGCAAAACTGCAGATGGCTTGTTCTTCCTGTCATTAAAGGAATAATGAAAAGACTTAATTCGCTGATTTATCTCGTTAAGAGAGATTAAGTGATCCATCAAAACAAGTTGACGTAGTACCAGTTTGACTTCATATGGACAAGCTCCTTCAAGCATATCGTGCATGATATCCAAGTTGTAGTTAGTTACGCAATGGAAACTCCTCAAGTCATTCAGGGGACATGGCCTTCGAACTCCAGATAGTGGGTCTCCACGCTGTCTCTGCAAGGCAGCTTCAGCacaatcatcatgatcatctaCAGTTCTCGGCTGAAAATCTTGTTCTAAGAAATTAACTTTGATGTCTTCACGAGATGCTTTACACAGTCTACATAACCTATTTGCTGATGGGCTCATGAAACCAAGCAAATCATGCGCAGCTAATGAATCGCcactaaatgaaaataaactgcCATGGAGTTCTACAATTCTCTTGTCCAGTTGCAACTGAACACCGTTGTCACTTTCTAATTGCTGCATTTCCATGATAAACGGGTGCAAGATTGGGCCAAACCCATACTTTTTCAAGTCACCAGCAAAGCATACAGCAAGCAAGTGAATGTTTTGCATTGCCGAGTTTAAATGCTTTGGTAGGTTTTGGATAGAATAGTAAAACATGCCAAGTTTGTGGATACCAGCCTTACTGCCAATAGGATTGCACACTTCTACATCATCATAAAACAGCTGTAAACGAATAGCATGCGGATACTCCTTGAATATTCCCAGCTGACTGTACTGCTGCCCATCCTGGTAACCTCTAAGGAACCCTGGCATGGAATGTGCTTCATTGTCAATGAGCTTggtcatttttttattattgagaATAAGTTTAAGAACCTCCAAAACTGGAACATACTGGAATGTTTCTGTCACCACTTTTTGAATAGTTTGTCCTGTTCTTCTGTCCACCTGCTGATCAATCCTGGTACCCAGAGCAATCTCTTTTAGTAAAACCAAGTTTAGATTTTTCATCATGTATTTGGT
Proteins encoded in this window:
- the LOC139954930 gene encoding uncharacterized protein isoform X1 — encoded protein: MNGVKDMFQDSLSSLKHNMLSVLSNHGVDEHAADVQELCGKFSCFENPFLGIETSEQQTKYMMKNLNLVLLKEIALGTRIDQQVDRRTGQTIQKVVTETFQYVPVLEVLKLILNNKKMTKLIDNEAHSMPGFLRGYQDGQQYSQLGIFKEYPHAIRLQLFYDDVEVCNPIGSKAGIHKLGMFYYSIQNLPKHLNSAMQNIHLLAVCFAGDLKKYGFGPILHPFIMEMQQLESDNGVQLQLDKRIVELHGSLFSFSGDSLAAHDLLGFMSPSANRLCRLCKASREDIKVNFLEQDFQPRTVDDHDDCAEAALQRQRGDPLSGVRRPCPLNDLRSFHCVTNYNLDIMHDMLEGACPYEVKLVLRQLVLMDHLISLNEINQRIKSFHYSFNDRKNKPSAVLPDRLRNITDHKLGQKASQMWCFIRMLPLLIGDRVPHDNVYYKLILLLLQCMDIIYAPLVTVSHTVYLKHLIYDHHNHFASIFPQNRMINKHHHMVHYPNCIRMCGPLTSMQCLKYEMKHAFSKKLAAINCNFKNICKSAACKHQIWQCIVWSGNEHMLDFECQGGSMTAIESLDGNDAIADKLQCNENSDVFVASQVSLYGTEYKANLYLILAVDDASQLKFGKISSILVCGQTPDDVYFVVSQCQNIGFNTHYHAYEVAMQDQPVFSIVTLDSLTDHLPLSGLRSYEENSPIYLCPRYSLTHQTRQ